A genomic stretch from Edaphobacter aggregans includes:
- a CDS encoding B-box zinc finger protein, with protein MNCANHPDRERTAFCQNCGKPLCQECTRVVGTAVFCEPCLATKLSGTGAPPDASAPGTYPTPAAYGAGIPPFNSSEPNPGLAALLGIIPGVGAMYNGQYAKGIVHLIVFAILITLADEHGIFGIFIAGWVIYQILEAHHTARARRDGTPLPNPFGLNDLGERLGFGKAWPGGTSGTTGAAAFTPDPTIPPASSYVPPPPSGYPPPPQQPVSGAAPWDWQNYAPPASPYGVPYPGVDPNLPPARNRFPAGAIWLIGLGTIFLIGNAGLFHGFPVHKLVPFFLIGLGLWLFIHKMTGTGATLADDGTALYRMRLFSALRGSVWVVLVGVMFGLSTFNILSWGRSWPLFIIVAGLMTFFERTAYSNAAASMPVYPMPPVPPPSSPSTSIVPTNTHDQEGR; from the coding sequence ATGAACTGCGCAAACCATCCTGACCGTGAACGAACTGCGTTTTGCCAAAACTGTGGCAAGCCTCTCTGCCAGGAATGCACCCGCGTGGTCGGCACCGCCGTCTTCTGCGAGCCATGCCTTGCAACAAAATTAAGTGGAACCGGCGCCCCCCCCGACGCCTCCGCTCCCGGCACTTACCCCACCCCCGCGGCCTACGGTGCCGGCATTCCACCGTTCAACAGCAGTGAGCCGAATCCCGGCCTGGCCGCCCTGCTCGGTATCATCCCCGGCGTCGGCGCCATGTACAACGGCCAATACGCCAAGGGAATCGTCCATCTCATCGTCTTCGCCATCCTCATCACCCTGGCCGACGAACACGGCATCTTCGGCATCTTCATCGCTGGCTGGGTGATCTATCAGATTCTCGAGGCACACCACACCGCCCGCGCCCGGCGCGACGGCACTCCTCTGCCAAATCCCTTTGGCCTGAATGATTTGGGCGAACGCCTCGGCTTCGGTAAGGCATGGCCGGGTGGAACATCCGGCACAACCGGAGCCGCCGCCTTCACCCCGGATCCGACGATCCCTCCGGCGAGCAGCTACGTCCCGCCGCCGCCGTCCGGCTACCCACCGCCCCCGCAGCAGCCTGTAAGCGGTGCTGCTCCCTGGGACTGGCAAAATTACGCTCCACCAGCCTCTCCCTATGGAGTTCCCTACCCTGGCGTCGATCCTAATTTGCCCCCCGCGCGAAACCGTTTTCCCGCTGGAGCCATTTGGCTCATCGGCCTCGGCACTATCTTTCTGATCGGCAACGCTGGTCTCTTTCACGGCTTTCCGGTGCACAAGCTCGTTCCTTTCTTCCTTATTGGCTTAGGCCTCTGGCTCTTCATCCACAAGATGACAGGCACTGGAGCCACTCTCGCCGATGACGGTACGGCCCTCTACCGCATGCGTCTCTTCAGTGCCCTGCGCGGTTCGGTCTGGGTTGTCCTGGTCGGAGTCATGTTCGGGCTCTCGACCTTCAACATCCTCTCCTGGGGCCGCAGTTGGCCGCTCTTCATCATCGTCGCCGGCCTCATGACCTTCTTCGAGCGCACCGCCTATAGCAACGCAGCAGCCTCCATGCCCGTCTACCCTATGCCGCCCGTCCCTCCTCCGAGCTCCCCTTCCACCTCCATCGTTCCCACGAACACGCACGATCAGGAAGGGCGCTAA
- a CDS encoding RNA polymerase sigma factor, with product MERTPEQEAAQEALAKLVRQCIAGDAQAWQQLVVSQHRRIYAICYRFTGSGSDAEDLTQEVFLKLYKNLSSFDLQKGSFQTWITTLARNLLVDHFRRTRQDRVTDSIDASFDGEDDGPTMAARLADDRPSQEQHVAGLELKARIQGALKQLSPELREAVILRDLEDMDYKEIAQVLRIPEGTVKSRISRGRGELAKLLQRIEKQVT from the coding sequence TTGGAGCGCACGCCAGAACAGGAAGCCGCACAGGAAGCCTTAGCCAAGCTGGTTCGCCAGTGCATAGCTGGTGATGCGCAGGCTTGGCAGCAGCTCGTCGTCTCCCAGCACCGCCGCATCTATGCCATCTGCTACCGTTTCACTGGCTCCGGCTCCGACGCCGAGGATCTAACCCAGGAAGTCTTCCTCAAACTCTACAAAAATCTCTCCAGTTTCGACCTCCAAAAAGGCAGCTTCCAGACCTGGATTACCACGCTGGCCCGCAATCTTCTGGTCGATCACTTTCGCCGCACCCGCCAGGACCGCGTCACCGACTCGATCGACGCCAGCTTCGACGGCGAAGATGACGGCCCCACGATGGCCGCCCGCCTCGCCGACGACCGCCCCTCGCAGGAACAACACGTCGCGGGCCTCGAGCTCAAGGCCCGCATCCAGGGTGCCCTCAAGCAGCTCTCGCCCGAACTCCGCGAAGCTGTTATTCTGCGTGACCTCGAAGATATGGATTACAAAGAGATCGCTCAGGTTCTTCGCATACCGGAGGGAACCGTCAAAAGCCGCATCAGTCGCGGCCGCGGGGAACTTGCAAAGCTTCTGCAACGTATAGAAAAGCAGGTGACGTAG
- a CDS encoding superoxide dismutase family protein translates to MRLTLTTAAITLSLLAVPALAKAKNAITVPIKTSAGEDAGKATFLSGKNGDVVIKVSLKNLPFGEHAVHIHQNPKCDAPDFKTAGGHFNPDAKQHGTLNPMGHHNGDMPQNISIGENHTGEATFKVNYLSLDPAAPNSIFANGGTSIMVHEKADDMKTDPTGNAGNRIACGIIIAPTP, encoded by the coding sequence ATGCGCCTTACCCTTACCACCGCTGCAATCACTCTCAGCCTCCTCGCCGTACCCGCCCTCGCCAAGGCCAAAAACGCCATTACCGTTCCCATCAAGACCAGCGCAGGCGAGGACGCCGGCAAAGCCACTTTCCTGTCCGGCAAGAACGGCGACGTTGTCATAAAAGTCAGCCTCAAAAACCTCCCCTTCGGCGAACACGCCGTCCACATCCACCAGAATCCCAAGTGCGACGCACCCGACTTCAAGACCGCCGGCGGCCACTTTAACCCCGACGCCAAGCAGCACGGCACCCTGAACCCGATGGGCCACCACAACGGTGACATGCCCCAGAACATCTCTATCGGCGAAAACCACACTGGCGAGGCCACCTTCAAGGTCAACTATCTCTCCCTTGATCCCGCCGCGCCCAACTCCATCTTCGCCAACGGAGGCACCTCCATCATGGTCCACGAGAAGGCCGACGACATGAAAACCGACCCCACAGGCAACGCCGGTAACCGGATCGCCTGCGGCATCATCATCGCCCCAACCCCTTAA
- a CDS encoding UbiA family prenyltransferase, which yields MSTLIQPKIETQTVTAPHRMRLKAHLCITRFDHSIKNVFILPGIILPLSILREPFTPVLIKRLGIGFLSATLIACSNYVLNEVLDAPFDKKHPLKCNRPTALGLINIPAAYCQWLLIMIAGIVLACTISWQFSLAAAGLWIMGCLYNIPPIRTKDIPYLDVLTEAINNPLRMLLGWYMVTSTLVPPISLIVSYWMLGCYFMALKRFSEYREIGSPLMAGAYRKSFLRYTERSLLGSVLFYASVAMLMFGAFIMRYRMELILAVPFVALLMAMYFDLAFHPNSAVQHPEKLYRQPALMATTIITSTVFIALLYCNIPWIGRFFSPTLPQAHMVKISTR from the coding sequence TTGTCCACCTTAATTCAACCCAAGATTGAGACCCAGACCGTCACCGCACCGCACCGCATGCGGCTCAAGGCACACCTGTGCATCACGCGCTTCGATCACTCCATTAAAAATGTCTTTATCCTTCCCGGCATCATCCTTCCGCTAAGTATCCTGAGGGAGCCCTTCACTCCGGTATTAATCAAGCGCCTCGGCATAGGCTTCCTGTCCGCCACCCTTATCGCATGCAGCAACTATGTTCTCAATGAAGTTCTGGACGCTCCCTTCGACAAAAAGCACCCTCTCAAATGTAACCGTCCTACGGCCCTCGGCCTGATCAACATTCCGGCCGCTTACTGCCAGTGGCTCCTGATAATGATCGCCGGCATTGTGCTGGCCTGCACGATCTCCTGGCAGTTCTCCCTTGCTGCTGCCGGACTCTGGATCATGGGTTGCCTCTACAACATACCGCCCATCCGCACGAAGGACATCCCCTACCTCGACGTTCTCACCGAAGCCATCAACAACCCTCTACGCATGCTCCTCGGCTGGTACATGGTGACGTCCACACTCGTCCCCCCCATCTCGCTCATCGTCTCTTACTGGATGCTCGGCTGCTACTTCATGGCTCTCAAGCGTTTCAGCGAGTATCGCGAGATAGGCAGCCCCCTGATGGCCGGAGCCTATAGAAAATCCTTCCTCCGCTACACCGAGCGCAGCCTGCTCGGCTCAGTCCTCTTCTATGCGTCCGTCGCCATGCTCATGTTCGGAGCCTTCATCATGCGCTACCGTATGGAGCTCATCCTCGCAGTTCCCTTCGTCGCGCTCCTCATGGCGATGTACTTCGATCTCGCCTTCCATCCCAACAGCGCCGTGCAGCATCCCGAGAAGCTCTACCGTCAACCCGCATTGATGGCCACCACCATCATCACGTCGACCGTCTTCATCGCGCTGCTCTACTGCAACATCCCCTGGATCGGAAGGTTCTTCTCGCCCACGCTTCCCCAGGCTCACATGGTTAAAATCAGCACCAGATGA
- a CDS encoding DUF6798 domain-containing protein: MIKHQQHPSASKQTSKIHCPLLPLFLLACVAILIQGYHLGVNDSEIFLPAIKQVADPQLYPFGAEFFLTHARLSLFAPIIGHSAHWLHLPTDLAIFLWHIGSVFLILIAAWQLACLCFQNARARWSSVTLLTALLPIPVAGTALAISDNYLTPRSLSTPLAMLAVASLLRGQKGATAIWLLLTTLIHPQMAAYAFVLCLFLSIPLQRFRKTQTGTKHALATHALLFASPPGSFALVPTEGIYRQVLYSRTFFFASLWTWYEWLGVFAPLAILFWLSRLRPRATLPTFHRLSSALVPFGLAATLVFITLSSNPRFENLVKLQPMRCFHLIYIVMFLLIGGLLGEYLLQSHPWRWAALFLPLAAGMFFMDRSTYQHSRHVEWPLTAPRNPWSQAFLWIRTNTPKDAVFAIDPNYMAINSDDQHGFRALAERSMLADNIKDSGAVTMFPALVTDWQQQQEAQRGFTHFTLADYQRLATQYPVTWTVTQNPIPSLDCPYRNDEVAVCRIPR, translated from the coding sequence ATGATCAAGCACCAACAGCATCCGTCAGCTTCTAAGCAAACCTCAAAGATTCACTGCCCGCTCCTCCCGCTCTTTCTCCTTGCCTGCGTTGCCATCCTCATTCAGGGCTATCATCTCGGAGTAAACGACTCCGAAATCTTTCTCCCCGCAATCAAGCAGGTTGCCGATCCCCAACTCTATCCTTTTGGCGCGGAGTTCTTCCTCACTCACGCACGCCTCTCTCTCTTCGCTCCGATCATTGGACACTCAGCCCACTGGCTACACCTTCCCACCGACCTCGCGATCTTCCTCTGGCACATTGGTAGCGTCTTCCTGATTCTCATCGCAGCTTGGCAACTTGCCTGTCTCTGTTTCCAGAATGCTCGTGCTCGATGGTCTTCCGTCACTCTGCTCACCGCACTGTTGCCCATACCGGTAGCCGGAACCGCTCTCGCCATCTCCGACAATTACCTGACACCCCGCTCTCTCTCGACTCCGCTCGCCATGCTGGCCGTCGCCTCTCTTCTTCGCGGGCAAAAAGGTGCCACCGCCATCTGGCTTCTGCTCACGACGCTCATACACCCGCAGATGGCAGCCTACGCATTCGTTCTCTGCCTTTTCCTCTCTATCCCGCTTCAACGATTCCGCAAGACACAGACGGGAACGAAGCACGCCCTTGCAACCCATGCGCTACTCTTTGCGTCGCCACCAGGGAGCTTCGCCCTGGTACCTACAGAAGGCATTTACCGTCAGGTTCTTTACAGCCGTACTTTCTTCTTCGCCTCGCTCTGGACCTGGTATGAGTGGCTCGGCGTCTTCGCTCCACTTGCAATCCTCTTCTGGTTGTCGCGTCTCCGTCCTCGAGCCACCCTCCCCACCTTTCACCGACTCAGCAGCGCACTCGTCCCCTTCGGCCTTGCCGCGACGCTCGTCTTCATCACGCTCTCGTCCAACCCGCGCTTTGAAAACCTCGTCAAGCTGCAACCCATGCGCTGCTTTCACCTGATCTATATCGTCATGTTTCTCCTCATCGGAGGCCTGCTCGGAGAGTACCTCCTCCAGAGTCATCCATGGAGATGGGCCGCACTCTTCCTCCCCCTGGCCGCGGGCATGTTTTTCATGGATCGAAGCACCTACCAGCACAGCAGACACGTCGAGTGGCCGTTAACCGCTCCACGCAATCCATGGTCCCAAGCCTTTCTCTGGATCCGCACCAACACCCCAAAAGATGCCGTCTTCGCCATCGACCCCAACTACATGGCAATCAACAGCGATGACCAGCACGGCTTCCGCGCCCTCGCTGAGCGCAGCATGTTAGCCGACAATATAAAAGACAGCGGCGCCGTCACCATGTTCCCCGCCCTCGTCACCGACTGGCAGCAGCAGCAGGAAGCACAACGCGGCTTCACCCACTTCACCCTCGCCGATTATCAGCGATTAGCCACGCAATACCCGGTCACATGGACCGTCACCCAAAACCCAATCCCCAGCCTCGACTGCCCCTACCGCAACGACGAAGTAGCCGTCTGCCGTATCCCACGCTGA
- a CDS encoding thymidine kinase, with protein sequence MTAPTPGRLEVITGPMFSGKSEELIRRLKRARIARQRVACFKPDIDLRYHRTAIASHSEQTHDAAVVTPTSDRLREDLFATGKIHEVDVIGLDETQFFDQDVIPLALELVHLGKRVILAGLDTTFANEPFGPVPNLMALADEVTKLSAVCMVCGQPAIHTQRLGQSQELVVVGAAGLYEARCRAHFHPYLDEHQSEQLELPAVNAQV encoded by the coding sequence ATGACCGCACCCACCCCCGGCCGCCTCGAAGTCATCACCGGCCCCATGTTCTCCGGCAAATCCGAAGAGCTCATCCGCCGCCTCAAGCGCGCCCGCATCGCCCGTCAGCGAGTCGCCTGCTTCAAGCCCGACATCGACCTCCGCTACCACCGCACCGCCATCGCCAGCCACAGCGAACAAACCCATGACGCCGCGGTAGTTACACCCACCAGCGACCGCCTTCGCGAAGACCTCTTCGCCACCGGCAAGATCCATGAAGTCGACGTCATAGGCCTCGACGAGACCCAGTTCTTCGATCAGGACGTCATCCCCCTCGCCCTCGAACTCGTGCATCTAGGCAAGCGTGTCATCCTCGCCGGCCTCGACACAACCTTTGCCAATGAGCCTTTCGGCCCCGTCCCCAACCTCATGGCCCTCGCGGATGAGGTCACAAAACTCTCCGCCGTCTGCATGGTCTGCGGCCAGCCCGCCATCCACACCCAACGCCTCGGCCAAAGCCAGGAACTCGTCGTAGTTGGCGCTGCCGGCCTCTACGAAGCCCGCTGCCGCGCCCACTTCCACCCCTACCTCGACGAGCACCAATCCGAGCAACTCGAACTCCCCGCCGTCAACGCGCAAGTCTAA
- a CDS encoding anti-sigma factor family protein — MADLNQFGSAKPPQSADAQHCAQCEAMLTDALDGTLSTADQAAFDLHMVGCSACATMLAEARRGAAWLNMLKSPSPEPPATLLSRILAQTSGQASAEAKPTIVLGPTDYVRQPNTLLGQPAHTIPASYPIAAYTSGATAKVLPFRQRVAAAFRLQNIRHTLMQPRLAMTAAMAFFSIALTLNLTGVRLSQLRASDFKPSNIKRSFYDTNAKVVRYYDNLVVVYQLESRVRDLQRATESESTTPAPQNSPEASRPSNQQQNQQPDDQKPQNPDQKKAAPRPKSGTSRRENPQGGNTHFVGSTPARGSSPAATEALAFFTNNFFNHIQEGGLV, encoded by the coding sequence GTGGCAGACCTCAACCAATTCGGCAGCGCAAAGCCCCCTCAGTCGGCAGACGCACAACACTGCGCTCAGTGTGAGGCCATGCTGACCGATGCCCTCGACGGCACCCTATCGACAGCCGATCAGGCAGCCTTTGACCTTCACATGGTTGGCTGCTCCGCCTGCGCCACCATGCTCGCCGAAGCCCGGCGCGGAGCCGCCTGGCTCAACATGCTGAAATCTCCCAGCCCTGAGCCCCCGGCCACCCTGCTTAGCCGCATCCTCGCCCAAACCAGCGGCCAAGCCAGCGCTGAAGCCAAGCCGACCATCGTCCTTGGGCCCACCGACTATGTTCGCCAGCCCAACACTTTGCTCGGACAACCGGCGCACACCATCCCGGCCTCGTATCCCATAGCAGCCTATACCTCCGGCGCCACCGCGAAAGTTCTGCCCTTCCGCCAACGCGTTGCCGCGGCCTTCCGACTCCAGAACATACGTCACACATTGATGCAGCCTCGCCTTGCCATGACGGCTGCGATGGCCTTCTTCTCGATTGCTCTCACGCTCAATCTCACCGGCGTGCGCCTGAGCCAACTTCGTGCCAGCGACTTCAAGCCTTCCAATATCAAGCGCAGCTTCTACGACACCAACGCCAAGGTCGTCCGCTATTACGACAACCTAGTCGTGGTCTATCAGCTTGAATCCCGCGTGCGCGATCTCCAGCGCGCAACCGAAAGCGAATCCACCACCCCGGCCCCCCAGAACTCCCCCGAAGCATCCCGGCCCTCGAACCAACAGCAAAATCAGCAGCCTGACGACCAGAAGCCCCAGAATCCCGACCAGAAGAAAGCAGCTCCCCGCCCTAAGTCCGGCACCAGCAGACGTGAAAACCCCCAGGGCGGCAATACTCACTTCGTCGGTTCCACTCCGGCTCGCGGCTCCAGTCCCGCCGCCACCGAAGCTCTTGCTTTCTTTACGAATAACTTTTTCAACCACATACAGGAAGGGGGACTGGTATGA
- a CDS encoding DUF4097 family beta strand repeat-containing protein: MAGYPPPYPPPTPPPGPPYGNDWKYQRRVMKDQARMQRDMLRAQQQAYRQQLRGTRRGSILGPLMVIAIGIVFLLVQLGRIPGHDLWLWYGRWWPALLVGAGLVMLLEWSFDQYLHSGETPLRRRSIGGGVFTLLLLLGIAGIFVSGMREGHFLGKGININQDNLDEFLGDKHESDQTLSQDFPAGASLSIDNPRGDISVSGTSDDNQIHIEVHKQVYTRSDSEADSKAQQLSPKLTPNGITLNLSVPSIEGGRADLVITVPAAAAATVTANHGDVHVTELKAPVNVTANHGDITISAITGSVGTHINNGDSSFSAHSVTGPVSVEGHGRDLTISDISGIVTMDGDFYGTTHLERVRGAVRFHSSRTDLRLARLDGAIEFSPGSDFSIDQAVGPIILSTRSHNVTFERVAGDISVTNRNGSVDITSAPPLGNIAVENRNGSVNVNVPEQAAFTVQAETTNGDAENDFSIPVQENDNRRNFGGIVGKGGSTIRITTTQGDIALKKDSVAPLPPLPPPLPPISIHGSDGSSVVIGNRGVNIHSSEGSSVVVGKDGVRIVTNSDGGSSFTAKDGATLNTSPDGSKMYVGHDGSRYNISPDGSKSYAGHDGTRITLSADGTRVGIGPNGKSLSNAQIDDRLRQADEEVRRLSQQRDAKTR; the protein is encoded by the coding sequence ATGGCAGGCTATCCTCCACCCTATCCTCCGCCTACTCCTCCTCCGGGCCCACCTTACGGCAACGACTGGAAATACCAGCGCCGCGTCATGAAGGACCAAGCCCGAATGCAGCGCGATATGCTCCGCGCCCAGCAGCAGGCCTATCGCCAGCAACTGCGTGGCACGCGACGCGGCTCTATCCTCGGTCCCCTGATGGTCATCGCCATCGGTATTGTTTTCCTGCTTGTCCAGCTCGGCCGCATTCCAGGCCACGATCTCTGGCTATGGTACGGCCGCTGGTGGCCCGCCCTGCTCGTTGGCGCAGGTCTCGTCATGCTGCTCGAGTGGTCCTTTGATCAATACCTGCACTCCGGCGAGACGCCTCTGCGCCGCCGCAGCATCGGTGGTGGCGTCTTCACCCTTCTTCTCCTCCTCGGCATCGCAGGCATCTTCGTCAGCGGTATGAGGGAAGGCCATTTCTTGGGCAAGGGCATCAACATCAATCAGGACAACCTGGACGAGTTCCTCGGCGATAAGCACGAGAGCGACCAAACTCTCTCCCAGGATTTCCCTGCCGGAGCCAGCCTCTCGATCGACAATCCGCGTGGTGACATCTCTGTCTCCGGCACAAGCGACGACAACCAGATCCACATCGAAGTCCACAAGCAGGTCTACACCCGCTCCGACTCCGAAGCCGATAGCAAGGCCCAGCAGCTCAGCCCCAAACTGACTCCCAACGGAATCACACTCAACCTCTCGGTGCCCTCAATCGAAGGTGGCCGCGCCGACCTTGTCATCACCGTTCCCGCCGCAGCAGCCGCCACCGTCACAGCCAATCACGGCGATGTACACGTCACCGAACTCAAGGCCCCGGTCAATGTCACCGCCAACCACGGCGATATCACGATCAGCGCCATCACCGGGTCGGTAGGCACGCATATCAACAACGGCGACTCCTCCTTCTCGGCCCACAGCGTCACTGGCCCTGTCAGCGTCGAAGGGCATGGCCGCGATCTAACCATCTCCGATATCTCCGGCATCGTCACCATGGACGGCGACTTCTACGGCACCACCCATCTTGAGCGCGTCCGCGGCGCAGTCCGTTTCCATTCCAGCCGCACTGACCTCCGGCTGGCCCGCCTCGATGGCGCAATAGAATTCAGCCCCGGTTCGGACTTCTCCATCGACCAGGCCGTAGGCCCGATCATCCTCTCCACACGTAGCCACAACGTGACCTTTGAGCGTGTCGCAGGCGATATCTCCGTCACCAATCGCAACGGGTCCGTCGATATCACCAGCGCGCCGCCTCTCGGCAACATCGCCGTCGAAAACCGCAACGGCAGTGTCAATGTCAACGTCCCCGAGCAGGCTGCCTTCACGGTTCAGGCCGAGACCACGAACGGCGACGCGGAGAATGACTTCTCTATCCCTGTCCAGGAAAATGACAACCGCAGGAACTTCGGCGGAATCGTGGGTAAAGGGGGGTCGACTATCCGTATTACAACTACCCAAGGCGATATCGCGCTCAAGAAGGACTCCGTCGCCCCTCTACCGCCTCTTCCTCCTCCACTTCCGCCAATCTCTATCCACGGATCGGATGGCAGCAGCGTCGTTATCGGCAATCGCGGTGTCAACATTCACTCAAGTGAGGGCTCCAGCGTTGTCGTCGGCAAAGACGGCGTGCGCATCGTCACCAACTCGGATGGTGGCAGCTCCTTTACCGCAAAAGACGGGGCCACCCTCAACACCTCTCCCGATGGAAGCAAAATGTATGTAGGCCATGACGGAAGCCGATACAACATTAGTCCCGACGGCAGCAAATCCTATGCCGGCCATGACGGAACCCGCATCACCCTGAGCGCCGATGGCACCCGTGTCGGCATCGGACCCAACGGCAAATCCCTCTCCAATGCCCAAATTGACGATCGGCTCCGCCAGGCTGACGAAGAGGTCCGCAGACTCTCCCAGCAACGCGACGCCAAGACCCGCTAA
- a CDS encoding alpha/beta hydrolase, with translation MIKRSVLVMAAFVFVVLPGWAFSQTVIIPPDRSAPDVLASRELEARRGQVRGVRTRFEAEGRQARVRETMLRLIGPLPEKGSLNDRILGETILPGFRIQRIVFDSQPGFHVTALLYLPSSTLVERYPAIVMAPDHSTVGKASDFAVAAAFARNGFAVFSYDPIGEGERLQYPDPENEGRSLAGGPVGEHAEAGLQPLLIGESVAKYFLWDGMRAVDYLESRSEIDGGRIGAYGCGSGGAMAALLGALDTRIAAVGTACYLSGFDALLTKDVMLDGEQGAANWVKAGLDFADWVELAAPRPYAIIATQAGTAATEKEARDFYKLFDADAKLAYITAPGGPSDLRVIMPRILEFFINSLQPQPFPPVYDDQSGAMQPRPEAFQVTSTGQVSTSYFGAETVFTLNMQEARALSPARPKDLGELQRAIREVTAAEVEPVKVRRDVPVPKAVAQESGEPMLCGVHLEKPYASDGLWVEGKASRVKEGANYSSWQVMVWGSRGGLIGFTLVVPHRAETCSLALMIPSLMETSYAEGQAELERLVASGHIVALMNPQQRAGEKPAFAGGPLPPLLGYYYLTGVRDQLVGRTILGYRIDDAIEAANYLSRIVLPHKQGIFAEAWGHTALVLLHAAVLDPQLTRVDVHNIPRSYAGILADPMPKDVAEDIAPGVLLRYDVPDLIEALGDRLGGVEPSGAQGSGR, from the coding sequence ATGATCAAGCGATCCGTGTTGGTGATGGCTGCATTTGTCTTTGTGGTGTTGCCTGGGTGGGCTTTTTCGCAGACGGTCATTATTCCGCCGGATCGGAGTGCTCCTGATGTGCTGGCTTCGCGTGAGTTAGAGGCGCGACGTGGTCAGGTTCGCGGGGTTCGGACGCGGTTTGAGGCTGAGGGGCGGCAGGCGCGGGTGCGGGAGACGATGCTTCGGTTGATTGGGCCGTTGCCGGAGAAGGGTTCGCTGAATGATCGGATTCTTGGGGAGACGATTCTTCCTGGGTTTCGGATCCAGAGGATTGTGTTTGATTCGCAGCCGGGGTTTCATGTCACGGCGCTGCTTTATCTGCCCAGCTCGACGCTGGTTGAGCGGTATCCGGCGATTGTGATGGCTCCGGACCACTCGACTGTAGGTAAGGCGAGTGACTTTGCGGTGGCAGCTGCGTTTGCACGGAATGGATTCGCGGTGTTCTCGTACGATCCGATTGGGGAGGGTGAGCGGTTGCAGTATCCGGACCCGGAGAATGAGGGGAGATCACTGGCGGGTGGCCCGGTGGGGGAGCATGCGGAGGCAGGGCTGCAACCTTTGCTGATTGGCGAGTCGGTTGCGAAGTACTTTTTGTGGGATGGGATGAGGGCGGTGGACTATCTGGAGTCACGCTCTGAGATCGATGGGGGCCGGATAGGTGCTTATGGGTGCGGGAGCGGCGGTGCGATGGCTGCTCTGCTGGGCGCGCTGGATACGCGGATAGCGGCGGTTGGCACGGCGTGCTATCTGTCGGGCTTCGATGCGTTGCTGACGAAGGATGTGATGCTGGACGGTGAGCAGGGGGCGGCGAACTGGGTGAAGGCGGGACTGGATTTTGCCGACTGGGTTGAGTTGGCTGCTCCGCGGCCTTACGCGATCATCGCGACGCAGGCAGGGACGGCGGCGACGGAGAAGGAGGCACGTGATTTCTACAAGCTGTTCGATGCTGATGCGAAGCTGGCATACATTACGGCGCCGGGCGGTCCCAGCGATCTTCGGGTGATCATGCCGCGCATTCTGGAGTTCTTCATTAATAGCTTGCAGCCGCAGCCTTTTCCTCCGGTTTATGACGACCAGAGCGGGGCTATGCAGCCGCGACCAGAGGCGTTTCAGGTGACTTCTACGGGGCAGGTTTCTACCTCATACTTTGGTGCGGAGACGGTCTTCACGCTGAATATGCAGGAGGCTCGGGCTCTTTCGCCTGCGCGGCCGAAGGACCTTGGCGAACTTCAGCGGGCGATTCGCGAGGTTACGGCGGCCGAAGTGGAGCCTGTTAAGGTGCGTCGTGATGTGCCAGTGCCCAAGGCTGTTGCACAGGAGAGTGGGGAGCCGATGCTCTGCGGCGTGCATTTGGAGAAGCCGTATGCGAGTGACGGGCTGTGGGTGGAGGGGAAGGCTTCTCGGGTGAAAGAGGGTGCGAACTACAGTAGCTGGCAGGTTATGGTTTGGGGGTCGCGTGGGGGCTTGATTGGTTTTACGCTCGTTGTGCCTCATCGCGCGGAGACGTGCTCGCTTGCGCTGATGATTCCGAGTCTGATGGAGACTTCTTATGCTGAGGGACAGGCGGAGTTGGAACGGCTGGTTGCTTCGGGACATATTGTTGCGCTGATGAATCCGCAGCAGAGAGCGGGAGAGAAGCCTGCTTTTGCGGGTGGGCCCTTGCCGCCTTTGCTTGGGTACTACTATCTGACGGGTGTGCGGGATCAGCTTGTTGGAAGGACGATTCTTGGGTATCGGATTGATGACGCGATTGAGGCGGCGAATTATCTGAGCCGCATTGTGCTTCCGCATAAGCAGGGCATATTTGCTGAGGCTTGGGGGCACACGGCGCTGGTTTTGCTGCATGCGGCGGTGCTGGATCCGCAGCTTACCCGAGTTGATGTTCATAACATTCCAAGGAGCTATGCGGGGATTCTTGCTGATCCGATGCCTAAGGATGTTGCGGAAGATATCGCTCCGGGAGTGCTGCTCCGGTATGACGTTCCTGATTTGATTGAGGCATTGGGTGATCGGTTGGGTGGGGTCGAGCCGAGTGGCGCGCAGGGGAGTGGACGGTAG